One window from the genome of Cryptomeria japonica chromosome 6, Sugi_1.0, whole genome shotgun sequence encodes:
- the LOC131051099 gene encoding transcription factor bHLH147: protein MHDSGVMALPCNPAWRAGFQKKYLSRFVAELQRRRVERRPSSVKSAADLSLAMAVRGRTAWSRAIIFASASRKANRSTRAWRILKNRRNFHSRLKSLRKSTANACKSTAFCSKQTLAKRPCKPEACSTSSQSLGEEEQSVELRIETLRTLVPGSRGLDTPILLEEVAEYIMALKIQVESMQALANHLENSAVKVSCSARQ, encoded by the exons ATGCACGACTCAGGA GTTATGGCTTTACCCTGTAATCCGGCTTGGAGAGCTGGATTTCAAAAGAAATATTTGAGTAGGTTCGTAGCCGAGCTGCAGCGCAGGAGAGTCGAACGCAGGCCGAGCAGTGTCAAATCGGCTGCCGACCTTTCGCTGGCCATGGCGGTTCGGGGTCGAACCGCGTGGAGTCGGGCCATAATATTTGCAAGCGCAAGTCGGAAGGCTAACAGATCTACCAGAGCATGGAGAATACTTAAAAATAGGAGAAATTTTCATTCTCGCCTGAAAAGCTTAAGGAAATCCACGGCCAACGCCTGCAAATCCACTGCTTTTTGCTCTAAGCAAACCCTAGCCAAGCGGCCGTGCAAGCCGGAGGCGTGCAGTACAAGCTCGCAGTCGCTTGGCGAGGAAGAGCAAAGCGTTGAGCTTCGgattgaaaccctaaggactcttgtACCGGGAAGCCGCGGCCTGGATACACCGATTCTTCTAGAGGAGGTGGCAGAATACATAATGGCGCTAAAGATTCAGGTTGAGTCAATGCAAGCCCTCGCCAACCACCTCGAAAATTCGGCTGTTAAAGTTTCCTGTTCCGCAAGGCAATGA